The window cctagaaagtggtgaggactgtagcggacatcctggctttcttcagacgcctgaggaagtggaggcgttaaTGGGAAGAGGGTCCTATGCTGCGAATGCACTGTAACTGCATGTGTGCCTACATTctgaggcagctggtagagtaatAGTTACAGCcgctacctttggaccccaaggttgcaagctgaaatccaacctccagctgtaaccccagagcaacgtacttaccatattgctccagtataaaacTGCCCAACTGTACAAACAGCTGTAATTTAACAccgtaaatcactttggagaagagcgtcagctaaataaatcaaaatttcCAGTGAATactatagtgttatcagcccacacttggaacttacactgctagatacactactactgacaatgagtcactcattcacaggcgagtgaaacacactttttctcagtcactcacacactatgggtgatgtTAGAATcacacctgaacagcgtgtcttaagtttggactgtggaggaaacccacgcagacacgcgGAGAACAtgtggaaactccacacagagactgagctgggatcgaaTGAATCCACCACGTCCTCTCGTCTCGCACCACCCCAGGCGCTGTAGACAGCAGCGCTAGTACTCGctctgccaccgtgccgccctaaTAAACCCAAATACATCATGATAGATAGCTACCTGTAAATGATAATGTCGAACATGGTCCTGCCCTGAACGTTCAGCATGTGCGCATACAGCGACCTCGTCCCCGCTCGGCCCAGCGCGTTCATGTCATTGGTGATGAGTCCCTGCAGAAAGGCCGCCGTGTCCTGGCCCTGCACCCTCAGCAGTGCCCTGTGGCTCAGCCTGAAACACACGAATCGGCGCTTCGCAGCATCTTGCTCGTGCGcctgtctgtgctgctgctgctgccaccagCCGGACGCAGTCGGCCTCAGGTTCCACCTCAGGACGCTTCGGAACACCGCCGACCCCGCGATTAAATTAACCATGACTTCAGCGCCTCgagagccaaaaaaaaagaattattcaAAACGACGGAATCCAGGTTACATTTACTTGGGGGAGAAGTTCAACTataaacagcaacacaaagcagCCATTTTGTATCCCACAATGCTCTGTGACGCATTTCTTCATAGAAGTAGATTTAACAAAGATAAGTGGGGCGGTCTGCGTACTGCCCCCTAGCGTTGGAGGACTGTGTGAGCCAGAGAATGGCATTGTCGTACACTGAGAAAAAGGAaagtagctctactgaaaatacacacacacgcatacattttttgaaccgcttgtcccatacggggtcgcggggaaccggagcctacccggcaacacagggcgtagggccggagggggaggggacacacccaggacgggacgccagtccgtcgcaaggcactccaagcgggacttgaaccctagacccaccggagagcaggacccgatccaacccactgtgccaccgcaccccccattacttaaaatactaaaacagtaaatttacaatcaacttaatacatgtatgtttgagatgagaacataattatattgcataaagtcgaagtgaaattcaacagtcaccaaaaagtgatatgatcacgctgcaataaaatgttccaatctATTTAGATTTCTAACGACGgtgttcactcaacatgatttttactgcttgttcaatttacttaattaaaattacttattgcaacacaattcttttgCGTTTTGTCTCaacttaatttcattgtgtacaatccatctacgtttacttaatccagttgtgttgggactatgtgaataatatttgttgggtcagtgtattgctgaaactgaacCGAAAAGGGgaggctctattaaaaatatatatctatttatatagtatattgtattatgtatagctataatttattatatagtttaacattctataactttattaaatacatatgaatgacacataattaataatataattaataatgttaggCAAATGACACAgggatacatgtttttttctgtcttgttttctcggaaaaaaaaggaaaaaacctcAAGCTTCTTTCGGGAtgagaaaaacaagacaaaaaatgtTAGCTTTAGTAAGTATGTTCCGAGTCTGAACTGTTTGCGAATGCGTGTTTCCACTAACGtttatcacagcttcatttctatgggaaaaaaattagatgGACTTCTGTTGAAACGCTACCCATGTATTTAgcttgtattcaagaaatatcaagtttattcctcacatatttttgtctctgccttctgcgagttttttttttttcgttttgcgCGGGAGCGCTTTGCAAAACATGACCGTTTGGTCTGGAGAGCGACACCTGAGGGAACCTGGTAATTCAGTAAGAAGGTAAGAATTGCAATAAAAATCTCATAGTATTCTGATAATAGCTGTCCACCTAACgttaaatacaagaaaatgtgttttaagaaaaccatacactttttttaatcatgtcGACCGTTAACAGATTAGGCCTATATAGTTTCACTGAGTGTGAAATAGCAATAGTCGCGACAGTGGTCGTTGCGGGAGTTGTCGCGATAGTCGCGGGAATGGCGGGAGTGGTCTCGCGCTGTGTGTTGATCTTTCAATGACTGTTTACGTAGACTTGAAAAAGGCTAAGGAAGCTTCATTATAGTTAATCTTTATTGAGCTGACGCCTTTTCCCAACAGGCGTTTTACAATCATGTTACAATAAACttcacaactatttacctgtttgtacagcacagtatattttactgcatcagaGGGGAGGTTTCTTGATCGagagtaccacagcaggaaaTGGAACTGCAACCCAGAATGTTCAGACTGAAAATTGATGATCATGAGCTAAACATTACCTGCTACCCTGGCCTTTTATGCCATTTAAATtccagcacacatttacatatactgGAATATTTACATATCCATATCACTACAATGAACCCAAAAACACTTAAGTCCAAATCACTTTAGAAAATGGTTTGCAAGGTACAACAGGTGGTTCCTTCTATTTAtacttggggggtgcggtggcgcagtgggttgaaccacagtcctgttctccggtgggtctggggttcgagtcccgcttggggtgccttgcgacggactggcgtcccgtcctgggtgtgtcccctccccctccggccttacgccctgtgttaccgggtaggctctggttccccgtgacccgtatgggacaagcggttctgaaaatgtctgtgtgtatttatacttggggggtgcagtggcgagacgagttcagccggtgcccactgtgtgacAGGTCTGgcgttcaagccctgcttggggtgccttgtgacggactggcatcccatcctgagtgtgtctcctcagccttgtgccctgtgctgccaggtaaAGCTCTGGCTTGCctcaaccctgcttgggacaagtggctgttgacaatggatggatatttttatattcactCAGTTGAGTTTCCTTTAATGGCCTAAAATACAAGTGGATGACGTACAGTAGGCTATGTGCTGTTGCGGAGTACTGAAAAAAGTATCGGCTGCCAACTCTGTCACGTTTTGGATGGTCACACTTTCAGTGTCTATCTGgcttgaaattaataaaatcttttttgttGCTGCATTAGTTCGAATGGGGTATGTCATGCTCAACTTCAGCAATATCCAGTATCTCCAGCAAATCACAGGGAAATCTGCTAACTCCAAAGTCCAGACATTTTGCTTGTTCCTCTCTGCAGTAACTATCCTAAGGATCTGAGGACAGCAGGATGTCTGGATGTGATGTGGTTATTTTTCTGGGGCCATGCAACTGTGAAGCCACTGAGATGATGTCAAATTGCATCGGTCCAGCTGCTGCCAGAGCAGAATGGCCACGAGGCCTTTCTCTGGAACCAGAGGCTCACTGTCAGACATGCGCCTTCAGGTTTGCTTTATAGGCAGTATAAAAAAGACCAAAGAGACTGATCTCTTATTTTTCCCTGCAAACTGCTCTCCCCGAAAGTATGAATGTTCATGCATAGGTCACTTGATGTCCAGAGCACATCCACTGCCTTTTTTCACCCATAGAATCCCCAAAGTCTATGGTTAGTCCACCTCTCTTTATTGCTcttcacacataaacacatttattcataactCATGTCTTAATCCGTCAGAAGAGGAGTCTCGGCCATCTTTCATGTGCACATCCATCATAGTaaagttttattatatattattttctgtctttcactctgAGATTATGCATGTTAAGTTTTTTTGGCTTTGTcttatcaattttttttaggTATGGTCATTTTTGGAATTCCTCCTTTCAGGtaacaattatttaaacataaCCAAACAGTAGATAGATATCGATCTGTAGCAGTTCAGTTCCAAGCGTGTAGTGATTTGTGAGTCGGACGCGGATGGGCGGCAATGTGGAATGCTGTATGGGATGAATGGTGTGAATGCTGGCGCTGCGGACCTCTCAGCAAGTTCCCAACAACGCAGGGATGGAAACCATTCCAGACATTCGCAAGCGGcactttttcaaaaacatatctgtttttatttatgacaGTGTTCTTTGAAATGCCTAACAGCCTAACATCTGTGGTAATAcatgttccttttttaattaGCTGTCTTTTATTTTCGtccttatttttccattttactttaaaagtTTGCTGTGACTGGATGAAAAGTACTAGGAATTTATGGAAGTTAGAAGTCATAAGCCCCATGATGCTATGCAACAGCCACTAGCTCACGGAGGATTCTCTTACCCTTGACTTGTACTTGGCCAGAGTGAGTGGAAAATTTCCTCTACAAATTCTtggtaattttattattaatgttccCATATATTTTCAAGAtatatacaggaaaaaaatgaactgctcagcaaagcaaaaacataTACACTATATTGGGGTTTAATGTCATGGCTGCTTTCTAAATGTGTTTCTCTATATATGTGGAATTTGacagaaataatgaataatgtggTACATCACATTCTTTCCAGGTTCCAAACACTGCATTCAgattatctttaattttttattaattgcaaCACCTTAGAAACAACAGGAACACCACCACATCCAACAGGTTTTCTTCTCTATAAGTTGTGCTGTTATGCTGGTTTttttgccgggtaggctccggttccctgcgaccccatatgggacaagcggttcagaaagagagagtatatcatttattatatgtaatgctttttgttttgtacattcCTTTTTGGTTTAATGGTCATGCCTGGCATCTCATCAGTCTCTGACCAGCCTTTAGCAATTGTAGGTTTACTGTGTTGTTTCCCCTGGCACTTCAAGATAACCttcttttcagaaataaacttgagaacagtttttgaaatattgcagaaaaGTAGGATGATggctaaaataaaaatcaataaataagttGCATTTAATAATatgtgaaaacatgcaaactttccAAAACCAAATATGTTTCTcagtacttttattttattaagcattaatttaaaaaagagcaGAATGCATTGcccaattttaaatatttattcaaatgGTTTCTTTGATCAGAACaaattatgtatatattcacccaatccaaaaaacaaatacatgttaaaacatttttttttttacatgaacttatataaaaaaacatatttagaaacacatgcaaactgtACACTCAAAAACAGCTACCACAGATGACCAATGATAGTTttagaaatgtcttttttttttttagctcaaaGTGAGTTACACTGAATAACTTCTTTGAAACATCTTAAAATGTCTGAGTTATTTAATAATTCAAGTACTTCCagtaacaaattaattttgtcacGGTCACTAGTTATGtggtcagataaataaaaatggcaatatCTAATTCCATAATAATGTGCAAAAGAACTACACAACAAGAGAACAAAAGAACATTAAATTGGAGAAAGCAGTAAGAAGCTGACTGTAGATGTGGGGTTTATGCTGCATTCCCTGGACAGGCAAAAAACTTGAGTTCCCATGTAATTTCAAATTCACTGTTTATTCACCAAAAGCACTGTTTACAGAGCAATGCATCTCTGGTACAAAACTGTTAACAAAACTAATAATTACTGACTTTTTTTAGAGGGGGAACTATTTTTATTAATCCTCTTGACTAATACAGTAAtgggattttatttttataaggaatattattatatagtaAATTCAGTGAACCATAACTAATACCAAGAGAAATGATCaatagaaataatttaatttccatgTCAATAAGGCACATTGCTGCTTCATACAGATACCGTCTGATGTAAAGGATTCAGTATTtattgaaggtttttttttttttttttttaattatttcagacAAAGAAAGACTCCCTGCAGGGGAGCTGAAAACTGACCTGGCCTCATTGTTTGGAAATGCACCTCATACCTAACAAGTGCTTGACAACAAACACgtttcagatattttgaaaataatgcatAATGTCTGACTATTAAACAAGCTAAAATAcccacatttcagcattttcctATCAGTTTAATTTGAAGGCAGTCCAGCATCTTTTTGGtgaaaaaatttttacagaCCAGTGTTGTTTTTAACCTACAGTAAAATATCAAATAACACATCAAAGAAAGTTTTCTGACTGACTCCTTTGGTACAAATGcatagcaaacacacactgtccaccaTGACATGTTTaagatgacgtgtgtgtgtgtgtgtgtgtgtgtgtgtgtataagagaAGAGCAGCTTTCTAAAGCCAGCAGTGTGTCACTGTGAAGAAAACCACCTTAAAAACTGGATAAAACAGTCAGGCTGAAGATTAGGTGTCCCAAAAGTGTATTAGTTTCTTCATAAGAAGGTGATCATAATGAAGACATCTTGGGAAATATTTGCAATATAGACTTTTGAATAATCATATTTCAAGACTATGTAACCTTACACATGAATTTACAATAATTATTGCTTTCATTTAAGGAAAAAGACTCACTAATGTTAATAAACCTGCCCATGCAGTGTTTGCAGTGGCATCATGTCATGTGCCATTTAAAGACTTAAACATTAAGGTTATAAATAATGACTTTGAGAGCAGAGTTAAACAGTGGGATGAGGAGTGGTTAAGGCATGGTCCAGTCTAGCGATcgaaaaactaaacattttcattCGCTGATGGAGTGCCGCTCTGTGCCCCCAGCAAACACCCCGCCTGGAAGAAGCCACATCAAGGTGTGTTAGTCTTTTCAATGCCTGCCTAGAAATATGTGGACCCACTACCTTTAAAGCAAACTTTTTCAAAGATCTTAGTGACTCTGATCTTTACCGTTTGTCTTATATGGATCTGCGTTGTAAAGGCAACTGGTTTCCTCcatatttactgtacagcttGAAGGACCATgtttacctcctgctgtactggATGTAAACATATGAAGcattctgaaacaaaacaaagccagACAAATTGAGAAAATTTAGCTGTTCTGAAAAACAAGACTATGATATGGCTAATCCCAAAGGCCATTTTGacaattttacatatttctctGCAGGGAATGAATTTGCCCCCTTCATAAATCATGaataacagcaaaattaaaaagtaaaatacatgtAGCTCCTTTAATGGTCTATTGTTGCTAGGGCACTTTGTCATTTATAGGAAACACCTGTAGGTTATGATTAGGTTATGATCACTGGTTATAGCCACTTTTTATTCCTCAGGCAGGGAAGAACAGGAGACGACGGCGCTCACCCTGCTGGTCTTCAGATGCTGAATGACAGATTGACTCCAAGCAGTTTGACCTCCTCTGATGTAACAGAGACTGTCAAACATAAGTAAGAAACCGCATTGCAGGAATAAACAGAGAGACTGCAGGCAACTGGAGTGACCTGGAGGACCTTTTCAATGGCTTTGCCCAAGAGACCAAACAAATACCTTAGGGCTCCAAATAAAATGCATCACAGTACTAGGTAAAAAGATAAGCACATTGTTGAAaatcattttgtttgctttcagtgGCAGGTTAGAGCTTCACAACTTGGAGGCCTTTGAGGAGTTTAGCTTCACTTTTGCTTCCCTGCAGGCGTGAGGCCAACACACAGCAGAAGCCCCTGCATATcgcatcacatttttttattccagtgcCAACTTTCCACAAATAATTTATCAGTGTGTCTTCTGGAGCTCTGCAAAACATTTGCTCAGAGCCAGATCGGAGTGCGGGGGTCATGAAGAATTCGCAAATGTAACTCCTGACAGCTTCTTACAACAAGTACGGCAAACAAATGAGCATTGTGCCTCCGCCCTTTTTTAATCTTAGCATCAGCTTTGCTGTTTTGATGTCAAAAATACGAGTTCTCTTTGTAGAAAGACTAATCTACTCTTTTCGGACACATCAGAGCTATTCTAAAATGCCAGTCCAGTCCCTATGAGGAATGTAATACGACTATCACTGACGATAAAAATGGAAAGCAAATCTACCATTATCTATAAGTTTGTAAATTATTCCTTGGTtttcagaaaagaaacaaatcgTATATAAATATCTGCTACTTTTGGAACACTTGGTCAATCCTGATTTTCTTTCATAAAGCAAACTGTTTCATTTAAACCATGACTTGGGAAGAAGTTCTTTGCATTTACACCAAGAGTTCCATGAAAAGCTGTTATGGTCACCTATCATTTTTCCACCCTTCAGTTACTGCAGCAGCCAAGTCCTAGCAGACAAAGTCATTGCAAACAGCCTTCAGATTGCTGGCCACCTGGGACTTGACACAACGCTTCTAAATCCACACAGATGTCTTCCCGTTTTTGACAATGGCGCCTGCCTTCTCCGTGCTGGACTTGGGCCGAGCCCCTTGTTTCTCCTGGGCCGTGTTAACACGGTTCTGCTCCGCCACGGTGCCGCCTGAGGTGGGGCTGCTGGTCCGGGAGGGCTGCGCATTGCCCTTGCTGTTATAGGTCTGGAAAGCCATGTCGAGCTGCTCCTGAGCCACACGCAGGTGCCGGTGGAGGCTGGCTAAGTCTGAAGGGATGTTCTCATCTGGGCTGGTGCACTGCTGTTCCTGAGCCACATTGGCTAGGTTCTGCTCGTGCGTCACAAGGCTGTTGGGGATCCTGTTGTTAGATTTGTCTGACTTCACCACCAAGTTGTAGCCAGGCGGTGAGGCTGGGATGTTCCGGGAGTAGGGGTAGCTGTACGAGGAGCGGTTTCCCTTCCCCCGGCGTTTGCGGAGCATGTCCCGGAAAGTGCCAATGCCCAAATGGACCATCTCACAGACATTGAGCAGCAGGCAGAGGCAGCTGACAACGTACATGATGAGCAGGAAGATGGTTTTTTCCGTTGGTCGAGAGACAAAGCAGTCTACATTGTGTGGACATGGCACCTTGTTGCAGACGTACGAAGGGTTCACGCGGAACCCATAGAGCAGGTACTGACCTGCTAGGAACCCCACCTCAAAGACGGCACGGGCTACAAGCTGTAGCACATAGGTCTTCATGAGTCCCTCTTGCCTAATTTTGCGCCTGCCATCATGTCTCTGTTGGTCCTGACTTGGATACTTGGCAGCCTCAGCCTTGGGCTCTTGTGTCTCCAGGGAGTCCCCGTAAATCATCggttcctcctcctcatcctcatcctccatCACTTCCTCCAGGGAGCGAGCTGTGCTCCACTTGACAGCACTGGGCTTCCTGCGCAGTCGGCGCA of the Scleropages formosus chromosome 7, fSclFor1.1, whole genome shotgun sequence genome contains:
- the gjc2 gene encoding gap junction gamma-2 protein, whose product is MTNMSWSFLTRLLEEIHNHSTFVGKVWLTVLIVFRIVLTAVGGESIYSDEQTKFTCNTKQPGCDNVCYDAFAPLSHVRFWVFQIIMISTPSVMYLGYAIHKIARTSEDERRKLRRLRRKPSAVKWSTARSLEEVMEDEDEEEEPMIYGDSLETQEPKAEAAKYPSQDQQRHDGRRKIRQEGLMKTYVLQLVARAVFEVGFLAGQYLLYGFRVNPSYVCNKVPCPHNVDCFVSRPTEKTIFLLIMYVVSCLCLLLNVCEMVHLGIGTFRDMLRKRRGKGNRSSYSYPYSRNIPASPPGYNLVVKSDKSNNRIPNSLVTHEQNLANVAQEQQCTSPDENIPSDLASLHRHLRVAQEQLDMAFQTYNSKGNAQPSRTSSPTSGGTVAEQNRVNTAQEKQGARPKSSTEKAGAIVKNGKTSVWI